The genomic segment AACCACTTTCCTCTTGTGCTCGAGTGGATTTTGCTTTTAAACTTTTACCTACTTTTGAAATTACAAATCCTGAAATTGGTATAAAAATAAATACAAATAATGTTAAATTAACACTAATGTTTAACATTGCAATTATGGTAAAAAGTATTGTTAAAGGTTCTTTAACGATGAGTTCAAGAATAGAGAAAAATGAATTTTGAACTTCATTCACATCGCCTAGCATTCTCGCCATCATATCTCCTTTTCTTTTTTCTGAATAATAAGGGATAGGTAATTCTACAATCTTATCATACATCGTTTTTCTTAAATCACGCAAAACACCGTTTTTTAGATGGGTAATGTGATAAGAAGCTAAAAAATTAAATACATTTTTCAATAAAAAGGTAATAATTACTAATACAACCACTAACAATAAAGCAGACTCAGGCCCCTGTGTTTTATTTAAATGAGAGATATTATAGAAAAGCCATTCTTTTCCAAATTTCCCAATATTTTCAATTCCGTTAAACACTGGTTCTTTGATTACTTCATTGCTTTTTTTGAATAAAACTTCCAGTAATGGAAATAATGTAATCATGGAAAGAGTGCTAAATAAAGCGTATAAAATATTATATACAATGTTGAGAACAATGTTTGTCTTATACGGTTTCGTATATGGTAATAGTTTAATTAAGTTTTTTTCCATTAATTTAATTCAATTGCATTGCTGCGATTATGTTTTTAATTTTTTGATTCAATTCAGTTTCAACTGCTCTAAAATTTTCGACTTTATCCAAAATAGTGTTTACACTAAAATAGAATTTTATTTTTGGTTCCGTTCCACTTGGTCGCGCGCAAATTTTAGAACCGTCTTCCAAATAGTAGATTAACACATTCGATTTAGGAATAGCAATTGGCTCAATTTCGTTTGTTATTCTGTTTAATGAAGTTGAATTTTGGTAATCATCAATACATACCACGCGTTGACCATTGATTTCATCAACAGGATTTTCACGCAAGTCAATCATCATTTGATTGATTTCGGCTAGTCCGTCAATACCTTTTTTGGTTAACGAAATCAAATGCTCTTTGTAGCAACCAAAATCAACATACAAATTCAATAACTCTTGGTATAACGAACTTCCAGAGGCTTTCGCCAAAGCGGCAATTTCACATACTAAAAGCGAAGCGCCCACCGCATCTTTGTCGCGAACGGCATCGCCTACCATAAACCCAAAACTTTCTTCTCCACCGCCGATGAATTTTTGGTTAGGGAAATCCTTAATCATTTTGGCAATCCATTTGAAACCAGTCAACCCAACTTTGCATTCTACTCCATAAGCAGAGGCTAATTCGAGCATCATCGGAGTCGATACAATTGTCGAACCTACGAATTCAGTTCCAGTAATTTTATCGGCACGTTTCCATTGTTCTAATAAAAATGCCGTCATGATAATCATTGTCTGATTGCCATTCAATAATATCATTTTACCTTCAGTATTTCTTACAGCTACGCCTAAACGATCTGAATCGGGATCAGTACCAATTACAATATCAGCATCTGTTTCTTCCGCTAATTGCATGGCCATACTTAAAGCTTCTGGTTCTTCTGGATTAGGGGATTTAACAGTTGGAAAATCTCCGTTTGGTTCTGCTTGTTCTTTAACAATATGAACTTGTGAGTATCCCGCTTGCGCCAAAACGGTTGGAATCGATTTAATCGAAGTTCCGTGTAGCGAAGTGTATACGATTTTTAAGTTTTCTTTGGCTGCTGCCGGTGTTGTTTTAAAACTGGCGTTCTCAATTGTAGATTGATGAAAAGCAGCATCAACTTCTGCTCCAATATATTGAATTAGATCAGCGTTGGCTTCAAACTTGATTTCGTCATAATTCAAGGCTTCGATTAACTCAATAATCTCACCATCTTGAGGTGGTACTAATTGACCTCCATCTTGCCAATATACTTTGTATCCGTTGTATTCTGGTGGATTATGAGAAGCAGTCAACACAATTCCTGCATGACAATTCAAATGTTTTACTGTAAATGACAATTCGGGAGTTGTACGCAATTCTGAAAATAAGAAAACCTGAATTCCATTGGCAGAAAACACATCAGCAACTACTTTAGCCAAAGTATCGCTGTTGTGGCGGCAATCGTAAGCAATAGCTACACGTAAATTTTCACCAGGAAATACTTTTTTCAAATAGTTAGACAAACCTTGGGTGTTTTTTCCTAAGGTGTATTGGTTAATGCGGTTAGTTCCAACTCCCATAACGCCACGCATTCCACCCGTTCCAAATTCCAAATTCTTATAAAAACTTTCTTCTAGCTCTTGTGGAGCTGAAGTCATCATTTCTTTAATTG from the Flavobacterium ammonificans genome contains:
- a CDS encoding phospho-sugar mutase, with amino-acid sequence MEIKQTILDKVNEWLSPNFDSATQNTIKEMMTSAPQELEESFYKNLEFGTGGMRGVMGVGTNRINQYTLGKNTQGLSNYLKKVFPGENLRVAIAYDCRHNSDTLAKVVADVFSANGIQVFLFSELRTTPELSFTVKHLNCHAGIVLTASHNPPEYNGYKVYWQDGGQLVPPQDGEIIELIEALNYDEIKFEANADLIQYIGAEVDAAFHQSTIENASFKTTPAAAKENLKIVYTSLHGTSIKSIPTVLAQAGYSQVHIVKEQAEPNGDFPTVKSPNPEEPEALSMAMQLAEETDADIVIGTDPDSDRLGVAVRNTEGKMILLNGNQTMIIMTAFLLEQWKRADKITGTEFVGSTIVSTPMMLELASAYGVECKVGLTGFKWIAKMIKDFPNQKFIGGGEESFGFMVGDAVRDKDAVGASLLVCEIAALAKASGSSLYQELLNLYVDFGCYKEHLISLTKKGIDGLAEINQMMIDLRENPVDEINGQRVVCIDDYQNSTSLNRITNEIEPIAIPKSNVLIYYLEDGSKICARPSGTEPKIKFYFSVNTILDKVENFRAVETELNQKIKNIIAAMQLN